A stretch of Pseudolysobacter antarcticus DNA encodes these proteins:
- a CDS encoding transposase gives MRWTYFLFDAHYGNLRHNKRLKRFTLHGQSKVDGQWKLFALVHNIEKWANYREAA, from the coding sequence ATGCGCTGGACTTATTTCCTGTTCGATGCACACTACGGCAATCTGCGTCATAACAAACGGCTCAAGCGCTTCACGCTGCACGGCCAGAGCAAAGTCGACGGACAATGGAAGCTGTTCGCTCTGGTGCACAACATCGAGAAGTGGGCGAACTACCGCGAAGCGGCATGA
- a CDS encoding dipeptidase, whose protein sequence is MAHVDLLVDHAGHGQPLDEKTPLMTDIPRLRAGGMGAQFWSVWIPPTVTGPAAVQMTLEEIDIVRTMVARYPDVFAMAYTADDIDRIHREGRIASLIGIEGGHQINNSMAVLRQMYVLGARYMTLTHTRNIDWADSATDAPVHHGLTPFGKAIVHEMNRLGMLVDLSHVSPDTMRQAIAVSAAPVMFSHSSARALVDHPRNVPDDMLQLVAKNHGVVMVNFYPGFDSVATAHWDADRAAEQARYNAPPGGLYIGQPERAKNLFKVF, encoded by the coding sequence GTGGCGCATGTCGACTTACTAGTTGATCATGCCGGCCATGGCCAGCCACTGGATGAAAAGACGCCGTTGATGACGGACATTCCGCGCCTGCGCGCAGGTGGCATGGGCGCACAGTTCTGGTCGGTCTGGATTCCGCCGACGGTGACTGGCCCGGCGGCCGTGCAGATGACCCTGGAAGAAATCGATATCGTCCGGACGATGGTGGCCCGCTATCCCGATGTGTTCGCAATGGCTTACACCGCCGATGACATCGATCGGATCCATCGCGAAGGTCGGATCGCTTCACTGATCGGCATCGAAGGTGGTCATCAGATCAACAATTCGATGGCCGTACTGCGTCAGATGTACGTGCTCGGCGCGCGCTATATGACGCTGACACATACCAGGAACATTGATTGGGCCGATTCGGCAACCGACGCTCCGGTGCACCATGGCCTGACGCCGTTCGGCAAGGCGATCGTGCACGAGATGAATCGGCTCGGCATGTTGGTCGATCTCAGCCACGTCTCGCCCGATACGATGCGGCAAGCGATCGCCGTCAGCGCCGCACCCGTGATGTTTTCGCATTCCAGTGCACGCGCATTGGTCGATCATCCACGCAACGTGCCCGATGATATGTTGCAGTTGGTCGCCAAAAATCATGGCGTCGTCATGGTGAATTTCTATCCCGGCTTTGATTCAGTGGCGACTGCGCACTGGGACGCGGATCGTGCGGCGGAACAGGCTCGCTACAACGCACCACCGGGCGGTCTGTATATCGGTCAGCCCGAGCGCGCTAAGAACCTGTTCAAAGTCTTTTGA
- a CDS encoding branched-chain amino acid transaminase: MFNPPPNFLWHNGQIKPWAEATVHVSVHALHYGSSVFEGVRAYETPQGAQIFRLQDHTDRLFHSARVYEIDMPYNEEEIRAACKQAVTANGLRSAYLRPIAFRGYGALGVYAEVPTEVSVLAFSWGSLLGKDALEHGVDVCVSSWQRCAPNTLPAMAKAGGNYLSSQLVTREAHRLGFHEGIALGANGLLSEGAGENLFLVMKGKLYTPPCSAGVLAGITRDSVMTLAADLGIETIERDMPRESLYFADEVFLTGTAAEITPVRSVDRKQVGRGGRGPITQRLQEAFFGLFNGRTEDRYGWLTPVSAEAETTAAEPMREVA; this comes from the coding sequence ATGTTCAATCCACCACCGAATTTCCTCTGGCACAACGGCCAGATCAAACCCTGGGCCGAAGCCACCGTGCATGTGAGCGTGCACGCGCTGCATTACGGCTCGTCGGTTTTCGAAGGCGTGCGCGCCTACGAAACACCGCAGGGCGCGCAGATTTTTCGCCTGCAGGATCACACTGATCGACTGTTCCATTCGGCGCGTGTCTATGAAATAGACATGCCCTACAACGAGGAAGAAATCCGCGCCGCGTGCAAGCAGGCGGTGACCGCGAACGGATTGCGCTCGGCGTATCTGCGACCGATCGCATTCCGCGGTTACGGCGCGCTCGGCGTGTATGCGGAAGTGCCGACCGAGGTTTCGGTACTCGCGTTTTCGTGGGGCAGCCTGCTCGGCAAGGACGCGCTCGAACACGGCGTCGATGTCTGTGTTTCATCGTGGCAACGTTGCGCCCCGAACACCTTGCCGGCGATGGCGAAAGCCGGCGGCAATTATCTGTCGAGTCAGCTCGTGACGCGCGAGGCACATCGACTCGGTTTCCACGAAGGTATTGCGCTCGGCGCCAATGGATTACTTAGCGAAGGCGCCGGCGAAAATCTGTTCCTCGTGATGAAAGGCAAGCTCTATACGCCGCCATGCAGCGCCGGAGTGCTGGCCGGCATCACACGCGATAGCGTGATGACTCTCGCCGCCGATCTCGGTATCGAAACCATCGAGCGCGACATGCCGCGCGAATCGCTGTATTTCGCCGACGAGGTTTTCCTGACCGGCACCGCCGCGGAAATCACGCCGGTGCGTTCGGTCGATCGCAAGCAGGTTGGCCGCGGCGGGCGCGGTCCGATCACGCAGCGTTTGCAGGAAGCGTTTTTTGGATTATTCAACGGCCGCACCGAAGATCGCTACGGCTGGCTCACACCGGTCAGCGCGGAGGCAGAAACAACAGCCGCCGAACCAATGCGCGAGGTCGCCTGA
- a CDS encoding 2-isopropylmalate synthase — MTAPIEPGESAPRERVLIFDTSLRDGEQAPGYSMNLTQKLAFAHALSDLGVDVIEAGFPAASPGDFESVRQIAQRVRRPIICGLARCQSGDIESGARALEGAEHPRIHLFLSTSPIHREHKLRMSREQVLETAIASVRQARTLCDDVEFSAEDALRTEPEFLVEIFSAAIAAGASTINIPDTVGYTTPNEIAALFARLKREIVGIERAVMSAHCHNDLGLAVANSMAAIENGARQVECTINGIGERAGNAALEEIVMLLRTRPGYYNIDTGIDSTRLYPTSRLLASLTGQNVQRNKAVVGENAFAHESGIHQHGMLRHRSTYEVMKPEDVGFARTNLVLGKHSGRHALRERIEHLGLQVDDVALNSVFERFKILADKKKEVFDSDVEALLLGLDPDAQGPWRIESLHASSQVGGAATASVRLRRNDGIQAAANASGDGPVHATLRALEIATGCALEVSDFQIRSVSMGGDAQGQASVSVFHDAREYRGRGASTDIIEAAALAFLEVLNRIHRNQAAADTAPLRAINA; from the coding sequence ATGACTGCACCAATCGAACCCGGCGAAAGCGCACCACGCGAACGCGTGCTGATTTTCGATACCAGCCTGCGCGATGGCGAGCAGGCACCCGGCTACAGCATGAATCTCACGCAGAAACTCGCATTTGCGCATGCGCTTTCCGATCTCGGCGTGGATGTGATCGAAGCTGGATTTCCGGCGGCATCGCCCGGTGATTTCGAATCGGTGCGACAGATCGCGCAGCGTGTGCGCCGCCCGATCATCTGCGGCCTCGCTCGTTGCCAAAGCGGCGATATCGAATCGGGCGCGCGTGCACTTGAGGGCGCCGAACATCCACGCATCCATCTGTTTCTTTCGACCAGCCCGATCCATCGCGAACACAAGCTGCGCATGAGTCGCGAGCAGGTGTTGGAAACCGCGATCGCCAGCGTGCGTCAGGCGCGTACGCTGTGCGACGATGTCGAATTCTCGGCCGAAGATGCGCTGCGTACCGAACCGGAATTCCTAGTCGAAATTTTTTCTGCCGCGATCGCCGCGGGCGCAAGCACGATCAATATTCCTGATACCGTCGGCTACACCACGCCGAATGAAATCGCCGCCTTGTTCGCGCGCCTCAAACGCGAAATCGTCGGCATCGAACGTGCCGTGATGAGCGCGCATTGCCATAACGATCTTGGCCTCGCCGTCGCCAACAGCATGGCCGCGATCGAGAACGGCGCGCGCCAAGTCGAGTGCACCATCAACGGCATCGGCGAGCGCGCTGGCAACGCCGCGCTCGAGGAAATCGTCATGCTGCTGCGCACGCGCCCGGGGTATTACAACATCGATACCGGCATCGACAGCACGCGCCTGTATCCAACCTCGCGCCTGCTCGCGAGCCTCACCGGCCAGAACGTGCAGCGCAATAAAGCGGTGGTTGGCGAGAACGCGTTTGCGCACGAATCCGGCATCCACCAGCACGGCATGTTGCGCCATCGTTCGACCTACGAAGTGATGAAACCCGAGGATGTCGGTTTCGCGCGTACCAACCTCGTGCTCGGCAAACACAGCGGCCGGCATGCGTTGCGCGAGCGCATCGAACATCTCGGTTTGCAGGTGGACGATGTTGCGCTGAACAGCGTGTTCGAGCGGTTCAAGATTCTCGCCGACAAAAAGAAAGAAGTATTCGACAGCGATGTCGAAGCACTGCTGCTCGGTCTCGATCCTGATGCACAAGGCCCGTGGCGTATCGAGAGTTTGCACGCGAGTTCGCAAGTTGGCGGCGCGGCCACGGCGAGTGTGCGCCTGCGGCGCAACGACGGCATTCAGGCCGCGGCGAACGCAAGCGGCGACGGCCCGGTGCATGCAACCTTGCGCGCTTTGGAAATCGCCACGGGCTGCGCGCTCGAAGTCAGCGATTTCCAGATCCGCAGCGTCAGCATGGGCGGCGACGCGCAAGGCCAGGCCAGCGTCAGTGTGTTTCACGATGCGCGCGAATATCGCGGCCGCGGTGCCAGCACCGACATCATCGAAGCCGCCGCGCTGGCGTTCCTCGAAGTGCTGAATCGCATCCATCGTAATCAAGCCGCCGCCGATACCGCGCCACTGCGCGCCATCAACGCCTGA
- the leuD gene encoding 3-isopropylmalate dehydratase small subunit: MKPLRLLRSRTIVLPFENIDTDRIIPARFLTTTERSGLGKFAFQDWRYRADGSPDPAFVLNQPRARGAEILVAGRNFGCGSSREHAPWALLDCGIRAVLSSEIADIFRGNALKNGLLAIVLSESEHRYLLDHPGIELAIDVVAGHIELPDGGRFSFEMDAFARHCLIEGVDQLGFLLRCEDDIARFEARAA, translated from the coding sequence ATGAAACCGTTACGCCTATTACGTTCGCGCACGATCGTGCTGCCGTTCGAGAACATCGATACCGACCGGATTATCCCGGCGCGTTTTCTCACCACCACCGAACGCAGCGGCCTCGGAAAATTCGCGTTTCAGGATTGGCGTTATCGCGCCGACGGTTCGCCGGATCCTGCGTTCGTGCTTAATCAGCCACGCGCACGCGGCGCCGAGATTCTGGTGGCCGGACGCAACTTCGGTTGCGGCTCGTCGCGCGAACACGCGCCGTGGGCATTGCTCGATTGCGGCATTCGCGCGGTGCTGAGTTCGGAGATCGCCGATATTTTCCGCGGCAATGCGCTGAAGAACGGCTTGCTCGCAATCGTGCTGAGTGAATCGGAACATCGTTATCTGCTCGATCATCCAGGCATCGAACTGGCGATCGATGTTGTCGCCGGTCATATCGAATTGCCGGACGGCGGACGTTTCAGTTTCGAGATGGATGCGTTCGCGCGGCACTGTCTGATCGAAGGTGTCGACCAGCTCGGATTTCTGCTGCGCTGCGAAGACGACATCGCGCGTTTTGAGGCGCGCGCCGCATGA
- a CDS encoding alpha-glucosidase, translated as MPDSTWWRSAVIYQIYPRSFLDTNGDGVGDLPGIIARLDYIASLGVDAIWISPFFKSPMADFGYDIADYRQVDPLFGDMADFDELLDKAHRLGLKVMIDQVLSHTSIAHDWFRESRENASNAKADWYVWADAKADGTPPNNWLSIFGGVAWRWEPRRGQYYLHNFLSAQADLNFHNPAVRAATLENLRFWMEKGVDAFRLDAINFCFHDAQLRDNPAKPKAQRVGRGFSADNPYAFQYHYYNNTQPENLLFLEDLRRLADSYPQVAMLGEISSEDSLATMAEYTHGNRLHMAYSFELLGDDFSARYIRQTVEALEQKLTDGWPCWAISNHDVKRVVSRWGGETALPSLPKLLVALVASLRGSMCIYQGEELGLTEADVPFAQLQDPYGIAFWPNFKGRDGCRTPMPWDDSKSAGFSTAAPWLPIPDQHRALAVSRQQADSTSVLNGVRNFMHWRKNQPALRWGTIRFIEAAEPLLLFIRTLGDDVLFVAFNLGETALTAPLPPSLLLQQIECPGPLAGEIQANQLQLAGYAAIYARVVSNPHD; from the coding sequence ATGCCCGATTCGACCTGGTGGCGCAGCGCCGTCATCTATCAGATTTACCCGCGCAGCTTTCTCGATACCAACGGTGATGGCGTGGGCGATCTGCCGGGCATCATCGCGCGGCTGGACTACATCGCGAGTCTTGGCGTCGATGCGATCTGGATCTCGCCGTTCTTCAAATCGCCGATGGCCGATTTCGGTTATGACATCGCCGACTATCGCCAGGTGGATCCGCTGTTCGGTGACATGGCGGATTTCGATGAGCTGCTCGACAAGGCGCATCGGCTCGGGCTGAAGGTCATGATCGATCAGGTGTTGAGTCATACCTCGATCGCCCACGACTGGTTTCGCGAGAGCCGCGAAAATGCCAGCAATGCCAAGGCCGACTGGTACGTTTGGGCCGATGCAAAAGCTGACGGCACGCCGCCCAACAACTGGCTATCGATCTTCGGTGGTGTGGCCTGGCGCTGGGAGCCGCGGCGCGGCCAGTATTATCTGCACAACTTTCTGTCGGCGCAGGCCGATCTGAATTTCCACAATCCGGCAGTGCGTGCAGCAACCCTGGAGAATCTGCGGTTCTGGATGGAAAAAGGTGTGGATGCGTTTCGTCTCGATGCCATCAACTTCTGTTTCCACGATGCGCAGTTGCGCGACAATCCGGCCAAACCAAAAGCGCAACGTGTTGGCCGCGGTTTCAGTGCCGACAACCCGTACGCGTTTCAGTATCACTACTACAACAATACCCAGCCGGAAAATCTGCTCTTCCTCGAAGACCTGCGACGCCTTGCCGACAGCTATCCGCAGGTGGCGATGCTCGGCGAGATTTCGTCGGAAGATTCGTTGGCGACGATGGCCGAATACACGCACGGCAATCGCCTGCACATGGCCTACAGTTTTGAATTGCTCGGCGATGATTTCTCGGCGCGTTATATCCGCCAGACCGTCGAGGCACTGGAGCAGAAACTTACCGATGGCTGGCCGTGCTGGGCCATTTCCAATCATGATGTGAAACGTGTGGTGAGTCGCTGGGGCGGCGAAACAGCACTGCCCTCGCTGCCAAAACTACTGGTGGCGTTGGTCGCATCATTGCGTGGTTCGATGTGCATTTATCAGGGCGAGGAACTTGGCTTGACCGAGGCCGATGTGCCGTTCGCGCAATTGCAGGATCCGTATGGCATCGCGTTCTGGCCGAACTTCAAAGGGCGCGATGGTTGTCGCACGCCGATGCCGTGGGACGATAGCAAAAGCGCGGGTTTCAGCACCGCCGCACCGTGGCTGCCGATCCCCGATCAGCACCGTGCGCTTGCTGTTTCGCGTCAGCAAGCCGATAGCACATCGGTATTAAACGGCGTGCGCAACTTCATGCATTGGCGCAAAAACCAGCCGGCATTGCGCTGGGGCACGATTCGTTTTATCGAGGCGGCGGAACCCTTGCTGCTTTTCATCCGCACGCTTGGCGATGATGTTTTGTTCGTCGCGTTCAACCTCGGCGAAACTGCGCTAACCGCGCCGTTGCCGCCGTCATTGTTACTGCAGCAAATCGAATGTCCCGGCCCGCTGGCTGGTGAGATACAAGCTAACCAATTGCAGTTGGCGGGATATGCGGCGATCTATGCGCGCGTCGTCTCCAACCCGCATGACTGA
- a CDS encoding IS5 family transposase (programmed frameshift), producing the protein MRSTYPSDISRAQFEQIHPLLESARKKTSPRRVDLYEVFCAVRYLLKSGCQWRMLPTEFPKWRTVHSYFSIWSEPDENGISLLERALKKNQVGAARIKQGRNAMTSFLIVDAQSVKNTDTATHKGYDAGKKVSGIKRHIAVDTQGLPHAIAVTTAEVTDRKGALQAMDRCQANLHRVQSVLADGGYVGQPFAEAVQGAIGATVQIAQRNELHTFAVIPKRWVVERSFAWLEKCRRLWKNCERKLNTSLQFIHLAFLTLLLKRL; encoded by the exons ATGAGATCAACCTATCCGAGTGACATCAGTCGCGCCCAGTTTGAGCAAATTCATCCTTTGCTGGAAAGCGCACGCAAGAAGACCAGCCCGCGTCGGGTGGATCTGTACGAGGTATTTTGCGCGGTCCGCTACCTCCTCAAAAGCGGCTGCCAGTGGCGCATGCTGCCCACGGAGTTTCCGAAATGGCGAACGGTGCATTCGTACTTTTCGATCTGGAGCGAGCCTGACGAGAACGGCATCAGCCTGCTGGAGCGGGCGTTAAA AAAAAATCAGGTGGGCGCGGCGCGTATCAAGCAGGGGCGCAACGCCATGACGAGCTTCTTGATCGTTGATGCACAAAGCGTAAAGAACACCGACACGGCGACGCATAAGGGCTACGATGCCGGCAAGAAGGTCTCGGGGATCAAGCGGCATATTGCCGTGGATACGCAGGGACTGCCTCACGCTATTGCGGTGACTACAGCGGAAGTCACCGATCGCAAGGGCGCCTTGCAGGCGATGGATCGATGTCAGGCAAACCTACATCGGGTACAAAGTGTCCTAGCGGATGGCGGCTACGTCGGCCAGCCCTTTGCCGAAGCGGTCCAAGGCGCCATCGGTGCCACCGTGCAGATCGCCCAACGCAATGAATTGCATACCTTCGCCGTTATCCCGAAGCGGTGGGTGGTCGAGCGCTCCTTCGCCTGGTTGGAGAAATGCCGACGACTCTGGAAGAACTGCGAGCGCAAGCTCAATACCAGCCTCCAGTTCATTCACCTTGCCTTCCTCACGCTACTGCTCAAAAGACTTTGA
- a CDS encoding IS1182 family transposase codes for MARYKVVDMSPRLLPVDLEAQLLPGSFAHAVHHVVDALDLSLFDAHYRNDEVGASAHAPAMLLKAVLLAYSQGMISSRAIERACRDNVVFIAITGDAKPHFTTIADFVSRSRDAIASVFGQVLTLLGKEGLIGRTMFAIDGVKLPSNASKHRSGTRAEFLAQAQKMERAAKTMLDRHQANDAGSAETVMDAKATARIERLTKEAAKLRTWLIENPTDRAGTRGSIRKSNRTDNASAKLATDKGVIQGYCGVAVVDAAHQVIVEASAHGTGSEQELLLPVLDACAYQRNATTLITADAGYHCEANLAALAERGIDALIADNQMRRRDERFAEQGKHTSKPDPLYDKSRRAKKPRLFGSEDFIIAADHSHAICPAGQRLYRNGKDCTIGSYAAIKFRAPAATCEHCTRRAQCLRKPETTPARQVAVLTRKAIATHTQRMRERIDSDEGREQYGRRFATVEPVFGNLRHNKRLNRFTLRGQTKVDGQWKLFALVHNIEKWANYRKAA; via the coding sequence ATGGCGCGCTACAAAGTGGTGGACATGAGTCCGCGGCTGTTGCCGGTGGATCTGGAAGCGCAGTTGCTACCGGGCTCGTTCGCCCACGCCGTGCATCACGTCGTCGACGCGCTGGACTTATCGCTGTTCGATGCGCACTACCGCAACGATGAGGTCGGTGCGTCGGCGCATGCGCCGGCGATGTTGCTCAAGGCAGTGCTGTTGGCCTACTCGCAAGGCATGATCAGCTCACGTGCGATCGAGCGCGCGTGCCGCGACAATGTTGTGTTCATCGCGATCACGGGCGATGCCAAGCCGCACTTCACCACGATCGCGGACTTCGTCAGCCGCTCGCGGGATGCGATCGCGTCGGTGTTCGGTCAGGTACTGACGCTGCTCGGCAAGGAAGGTCTGATCGGGCGAACCATGTTCGCCATCGACGGCGTCAAACTGCCGTCGAATGCCTCGAAGCACCGCTCCGGCACACGCGCGGAGTTTCTCGCGCAAGCACAGAAGATGGAGCGTGCCGCCAAGACCATGCTCGACCGTCATCAGGCCAACGATGCCGGCAGCGCCGAGACCGTCATGGATGCGAAGGCGACCGCACGCATCGAGCGCCTGACGAAGGAAGCAGCGAAGCTGCGCACGTGGCTAATCGAGAACCCCACCGACCGCGCCGGTACGCGCGGATCGATCCGTAAATCCAACCGCACCGACAACGCCTCGGCCAAGCTGGCTACCGACAAAGGGGTGATCCAAGGCTACTGCGGCGTCGCTGTCGTCGATGCTGCACATCAGGTCATTGTCGAGGCCTCGGCGCATGGCACCGGATCGGAACAAGAGCTGCTGCTGCCGGTGCTGGATGCCTGCGCCTATCAACGCAACGCCACCACGCTGATCACCGCCGATGCCGGTTATCACTGCGAAGCCAACCTCGCCGCACTGGCCGAACGCGGTATCGATGCATTGATTGCCGACAACCAGATGCGCCGTCGCGACGAACGGTTTGCCGAGCAGGGCAAACACACGAGCAAGCCCGATCCGCTTTACGACAAATCACGTCGAGCAAAGAAACCGCGCCTGTTTGGCAGCGAGGATTTCATCATCGCAGCAGATCATTCGCACGCCATCTGCCCGGCCGGTCAACGGCTGTATCGCAATGGCAAGGACTGCACCATCGGTAGTTACGCCGCCATCAAGTTCCGCGCGCCGGCAGCGACGTGCGAGCACTGCACACGACGAGCGCAATGCCTGCGCAAACCCGAGACGACACCGGCACGGCAAGTCGCCGTGCTCACGCGCAAAGCCATCGCCACGCACACGCAACGCATGCGCGAACGCATCGACAGTGACGAAGGCCGCGAACAGTATGGAAGACGCTTCGCCACGGTCGAGCCGGTGTTCGGTAACCTGCGCCACAACAAACGGCTCAACCGCTTCACCCTGCGTGGCCAGACAAAGGTGGATGGTCAATGGAAGCTGTTCGCTCTGGTGCACAACATCGAGAAGTGGGCGAACTACCGAAAAGCAGCATGA
- a CDS encoding roadblock/LC7 domain-containing protein: MTVPADLLGRTETAICQKLIDALLQTHTDISGALVSSIDGFEVAANLPGKISAARLAAMTSSLLALGEAVGNESAVGACRDIVIDASGGRVLLMDIPHPTRKLLLTVLCNTRVTLGQVLWAARNCRQEIGQRLGN; encoded by the coding sequence ATGACTGTACCTGCCGATCTGCTAGGACGTACCGAAACCGCGATCTGCCAGAAGTTGATCGATGCGCTGCTGCAGACACATACCGACATCAGCGGTGCACTGGTATCGAGCATCGACGGTTTTGAAGTCGCAGCTAACCTGCCCGGCAAGATTTCCGCCGCCAGATTGGCGGCGATGACCAGCTCGCTGCTCGCGTTGGGCGAGGCGGTCGGCAACGAAAGCGCTGTCGGGGCATGCCGTGACATCGTCATCGATGCGAGTGGCGGTCGGGTACTGCTGATGGACATCCCGCACCCGACGCGAAAGTTGCTGCTCACCGTGCTTTGCAACACCCGCGTCACCCTCGGGCAAGTGCTCTGGGCCGCGCGCAACTGTCGCCAGGAGATCGGACAGCGTCTCGGCAACTAA
- the leuC gene encoding 3-isopropylmalate dehydratase large subunit has translation MSTPRTLLDKVWDTHLVRAETDATPAVLYIDLHLIHEVTSPQAFTELRERGLKLRRPDKVLATLDHSTPTTHADSDGTRHYVTPQAEAQVHMLEANCREFGLELRGWDSTERGIVHVIGPELGATQPGMTIVCGDSHTSTHGAFGALAFGIGTSEVAHVMASQCLLQRKPKSLAVEVSGTFAPGVGAKDLILHVIGVIGINGGTGHVIEYRGDAIRALSMEERMTVCNMSIEAGAKAGLIAPDEVTFAYLHGRSLAPKNAEWDAAVARWKNLHSDPDAKFDRSVHIDAKDVRPTVSYGTHPGMVVSIDQNVPEANSAQDERALRYMQIESGKSMLGVPVDIVFIGSCTNGRLSDLRAAASVLAGRKVASSVRMLVVPGSVAVQRAAESEGLDKIFRAAGAEWREPGCSMCIAMNGDLVAPGQLAVSTSNRNFEGRQGPGARTVLASPQTAAASAIAGHIADPRDYIAAGVAA, from the coding sequence ATGTCTACGCCACGCACCCTGCTCGACAAGGTTTGGGATACGCATCTGGTGCGTGCCGAAACCGATGCCACACCCGCCGTGTTGTACATCGACCTGCATCTGATTCACGAAGTGACCTCGCCGCAAGCGTTCACCGAATTGCGCGAACGCGGACTCAAACTACGCCGTCCCGACAAGGTGCTGGCAACGCTGGATCATTCGACGCCAACCACACACGCCGATAGCGATGGCACGCGCCATTACGTCACACCGCAGGCCGAAGCGCAGGTGCATATGCTCGAAGCCAACTGTCGCGAATTCGGTCTCGAGCTACGCGGCTGGGACAGTACCGAACGCGGCATCGTGCACGTGATCGGCCCGGAACTCGGCGCCACCCAGCCCGGCATGACCATCGTCTGCGGCGACAGCCACACCAGCACACACGGCGCGTTCGGCGCGCTCGCATTCGGCATCGGCACGAGCGAAGTCGCGCACGTCATGGCCAGCCAGTGCCTGCTGCAACGCAAGCCAAAATCACTCGCCGTGGAAGTGAGCGGCACATTCGCGCCCGGCGTCGGCGCCAAGGATCTGATCCTGCATGTAATCGGCGTCATCGGTATCAACGGCGGCACCGGCCACGTCATCGAATATCGCGGCGACGCCATCCGTGCGCTGTCGATGGAAGAACGCATGACCGTCTGCAACATGTCGATCGAAGCCGGCGCCAAAGCCGGATTGATCGCGCCGGACGAAGTCACGTTCGCCTATCTGCACGGCCGCAGTCTCGCACCAAAAAACGCCGAGTGGGATGCCGCCGTGGCACGCTGGAAAAATCTGCACAGCGATCCCGATGCGAAGTTTGATCGCAGCGTGCACATCGATGCCAAAGACGTGCGCCCGACCGTGAGCTACGGCACGCATCCAGGCATGGTGGTCAGCATCGATCAAAATGTACCCGAGGCAAACAGCGCGCAGGACGAACGCGCGTTGCGCTACATGCAGATCGAATCGGGTAAGTCGATGCTTGGTGTACCGGTCGATATCGTGTTCATCGGCAGTTGCACGAATGGCCGCCTGTCCGACCTGCGCGCCGCAGCGTCTGTATTGGCCGGACGCAAGGTCGCGAGCAGCGTGCGCATGCTCGTGGTGCCGGGTTCGGTCGCGGTGCAACGCGCTGCCGAAAGCGAAGGTCTCGACAAGATTTTCCGTGCCGCCGGTGCCGAATGGCGCGAGCCGGGCTGCTCGATGTGCATCGCGATGAACGGTGATTTGGTCGCGCCCGGACAACTCGCGGTGAGCACGTCGAATCGCAATTTCGAAGGTCGGCAAGGGCCCGGCGCACGCACCGTGCTGGCGAGTCCGCAAACCGCCGCCGCGAGCGCTATCGCCGGACATATCGCCGATCCGCGCGATTATATTGCCGCAGGAGTCGCCGCATGA
- a CDS encoding GTP-binding protein produces MSPREYKLIFTGSMGAGKTTAIAAISEIEPVRTDVENTGRDNCGKATTTTALDYGEVTLPGGDKLRLYGTPGQARFDFMWQILGQGALGVVILIDNSRPDPIADLREYLSAFKATVTGARAVIGIGRSDTHPHPTLEMFHAATLALGLEAPVMSVDVRRREDVLLLLDVLFHQIEVAELLEGTPQTAMSA; encoded by the coding sequence ATGTCACCACGCGAATACAAACTCATCTTTACCGGCAGCATGGGCGCCGGCAAGACCACAGCCATCGCTGCGATTAGCGAGATCGAGCCGGTGCGCACCGATGTCGAAAATACCGGCCGCGACAATTGTGGCAAAGCGACCACGACCACGGCGCTGGACTACGGCGAAGTCACGCTGCCGGGTGGCGACAAACTGCGTCTGTATGGCACACCGGGTCAGGCACGATTCGATTTCATGTGGCAGATTCTCGGCCAAGGCGCGCTCGGCGTCGTGATTCTCATCGACAACAGCCGACCCGATCCGATCGCCGATTTGCGCGAGTATCTGTCTGCGTTCAAGGCCACCGTGACTGGCGCGCGCGCCGTGATCGGCATTGGACGCAGCGATACACATCCGCACCCGACCCTGGAAATGTTTCATGCAGCAACGCTCGCGCTAGGACTCGAAGCACCGGTCATGTCGGTCGATGTGCGTCGACGCGAAGATGTATTGCTATTGCTCGACGTCTTGTTTCACCAGATCGAAGTCGCCGAGCTGCTCGAAGGCACTCCCCAAACGGCAATGTCGGCATGA